Proteins encoded by one window of Gordonia jinghuaiqii:
- a CDS encoding molybdopterin-containing oxidoreductase family protein, translating to MTQEKPTYCRICEPLCGLIATVDGDRLISLRPDKQHPLSSGFACPKGIAFTEIVNDPDRLRHPLRRRPDGGFEQISWDTALAEIGDRLLDVHRTHGGNSIGWYFGNPATFSTGHTLWTAVFMNLLGTPHIYSAGSQDVNNRFVASHFLYGNPVAAPIPDINRVDYLMIIGANPVVSHGSVMSSPRIREGLHAITARGGTVLVVDPRHTETAREFDWLPITPDTDALFLLSLLHVMFDEGLADEKRLRRRSRGLDELKATVTAYAPEVTAERTDVPPARVREIARALVSTERAAVYGRVGTSLGRTGTLTTALLDMVNLVAGNLDVVGGSMFGDLGVPGQRLGIAALQRMSRFRWSGRRSRVGGLPQVLGTAPASLMAKEITTPGAGALRALFVSAGNPVLSVPNGDELLSALDQLDLMVSLDIYRNETNAHADYILPATTMYEREDFLLPFQALFTTPFKQATRAVIPPQGQAREEWTVINHLIGVLARENLMIRMLHTGNALAARIGRPVTPRLVSDLVIRLGTGGDRFGLRRGGLTYRKLADEHPHGVVVADRLAAGQLSKTVTFADRRIRLSAPELMAEIGRLAVVSDGEYPLRLIGMREIRSENSWQHNAPMLLRGGRAHAARMHPDDATPRGLGEGDLVTVASRHGRISLPVTITEDIKPGVVAIPHGWGHNGSGGWTRANAAAPNDLGAGGANVNALISSDPADLERLAGMANMTGVPIEVSARAADRMAT from the coding sequence ATGACCCAGGAGAAGCCCACGTACTGCCGGATCTGCGAGCCGCTGTGCGGATTGATCGCCACGGTCGACGGTGACCGGTTGATCTCCTTGCGCCCGGACAAACAGCACCCGCTGTCGAGCGGGTTCGCGTGTCCCAAGGGGATCGCGTTCACCGAGATCGTCAACGACCCGGACCGCCTTCGCCACCCGCTTCGACGCCGCCCCGACGGCGGGTTCGAGCAGATCTCCTGGGACACCGCGCTGGCCGAGATCGGCGACCGGCTCCTCGACGTCCACCGAACCCACGGCGGCAACTCCATCGGGTGGTACTTCGGCAACCCCGCGACATTCTCGACCGGGCACACCCTGTGGACCGCGGTCTTCATGAACCTTCTCGGGACGCCGCACATCTACTCGGCCGGATCGCAGGACGTCAACAACCGGTTCGTCGCCAGCCATTTCCTCTACGGGAATCCTGTCGCCGCGCCCATCCCCGACATCAATCGCGTCGACTATCTGATGATCATCGGCGCCAACCCGGTCGTGTCCCACGGGAGCGTGATGAGCTCACCGCGTATCCGCGAAGGTCTGCACGCGATCACCGCGCGAGGCGGTACCGTGCTGGTCGTCGACCCTCGTCACACGGAGACCGCACGCGAATTCGATTGGCTGCCCATCACTCCCGACACCGATGCGCTGTTCCTGCTGTCCTTGCTGCACGTGATGTTCGACGAGGGGCTCGCCGACGAGAAGCGGCTTCGACGCCGATCGCGCGGCCTCGACGAGCTGAAGGCGACGGTCACGGCGTATGCGCCCGAGGTGACCGCCGAACGCACCGACGTCCCGCCGGCGCGGGTGCGTGAGATCGCGCGGGCACTCGTCTCCACCGAGCGGGCAGCCGTGTACGGCAGGGTGGGCACGTCGCTGGGCCGCACCGGTACGCTCACGACGGCGTTGCTGGACATGGTCAACCTGGTCGCGGGCAATCTCGATGTGGTCGGCGGGTCGATGTTCGGGGATCTGGGGGTTCCCGGTCAGCGGCTGGGGATCGCTGCGCTGCAACGGATGTCACGGTTCCGGTGGTCGGGTCGCCGCAGTCGCGTCGGGGGTCTGCCGCAGGTGCTGGGTACGGCCCCGGCGTCGTTGATGGCCAAGGAGATCACCACGCCGGGCGCCGGAGCGCTCCGCGCCCTGTTCGTCAGCGCGGGCAATCCGGTACTGTCGGTGCCCAACGGCGACGAATTACTTTCTGCGCTGGATCAACTCGATCTCATGGTGTCGCTGGACATCTACCGCAACGAGACCAACGCCCACGCCGACTACATCCTGCCGGCCACCACCATGTACGAGCGCGAGGACTTCCTCCTCCCGTTCCAGGCCCTGTTCACCACACCGTTCAAGCAGGCCACGCGGGCGGTGATCCCGCCGCAGGGCCAGGCGCGCGAGGAGTGGACGGTGATCAACCACCTCATCGGTGTCCTCGCCCGTGAGAACCTGATGATCCGCATGTTGCACACGGGCAATGCGCTCGCGGCGCGCATCGGCCGTCCGGTCACTCCGCGACTGGTCTCGGATCTGGTCATCCGCCTCGGAACCGGTGGTGACCGGTTCGGGCTTCGCCGCGGTGGCCTTACCTATCGCAAGCTCGCCGACGAGCATCCGCACGGCGTGGTGGTGGCCGACAGGCTCGCCGCGGGGCAACTCTCGAAGACGGTGACCTTCGCCGATCGCCGGATCCGGTTGAGCGCACCGGAACTGATGGCCGAGATCGGTCGGCTGGCGGTGGTCTCGGACGGGGAGTATCCGTTGCGGCTCATCGGGATGCGCGAGATCCGTTCGGAGAACAGTTGGCAACACAACGCGCCGATGCTCCTCCGGGGCGGGCGCGCGCATGCAGCCCGGATGCATCCGGACGACGCGACGCCGCGCGGGCTGGGGGAGGGCGACCTGGTCACCGTGGCGTCCCGGCACGGCCGGATCTCGCTGCCGGTGACCATCACCGAGGACATCAAACCCGGAGTGGTCGCCATCCCACATGGCTGGGGCCACAACGGTTCCGGGGGCTGGACCCGCGCGAACGCCGCCGCCCCGAACGACCTCGGCGCCGGGGGCGCCAACGTCAACGCACTGATCTCCTCCGACCCGGCCGACCTCGAGCGACTGGCCGGCATGGCCAACATGACCGGCGTGCCGATCGAGGTCTCGGCTCGGGCCGCCGACCGAATGGCGACCTAG
- a CDS encoding putative quinol monooxygenase codes for MSITVLFDVEFKADAVADARRIMSQALVDTRAFDGCLEVEVFIDEANPAHWVITEEWQSMEHDKAYRVFRDGPGAIGELGAILAGPPKLTYLTKDSAI; via the coding sequence ATGAGCATCACCGTCCTGTTCGACGTCGAATTCAAGGCCGACGCCGTCGCCGACGCCCGACGGATCATGTCGCAGGCACTCGTCGACACCCGAGCCTTCGACGGCTGCCTGGAGGTCGAGGTCTTCATCGACGAGGCGAACCCCGCCCACTGGGTGATCACCGAGGAATGGCAGTCGATGGAGCACGACAAGGCCTACCGCGTGTTCCGGGACGGGCCCGGTGCGATCGGCGAACTCGGGGCGATCCTGGCGGGCCCACCCAAGCTGACCTACCTCACCAAGGACTCGGCCATCTAG
- a CDS encoding ribokinase, with protein MKPCVLVVGALNVDLVVAADRLPGPGETVVGDKVERHGGGKGANAAVAAARADADVRYCGAVGADATGSTALDELRADSIDVTDVEITEGTPTGSALIVVDPKGENQIAVGAGANAVADPDAVSSAVDRASGWAGSVLVSTEIRPQAVVAAVQTAVAKGMRCILNPAPVIPEIHGLLALSPIVTPNASELRDLYALVTGDDGASAPVPDMAAEIVTRTKAPVVVTLGGDGVLVVEADGTSTTIPAPPAEVRDTTGAGDTFNGVLAATLARGVPIVEASRRGVVAATLSVRGVGARSGMPTAADIDSTLGSLSPQHNP; from the coding sequence ATGAAACCCTGTGTGCTGGTGGTGGGCGCGCTCAACGTCGACCTCGTGGTCGCCGCCGATCGGCTCCCGGGCCCGGGCGAGACCGTGGTCGGGGACAAGGTGGAGCGACACGGCGGCGGCAAGGGAGCGAACGCCGCGGTCGCGGCGGCCCGCGCCGACGCCGACGTCCGGTACTGCGGCGCCGTCGGTGCGGACGCCACCGGATCGACCGCCCTCGATGAGTTGCGCGCCGATTCGATCGATGTCACCGACGTCGAGATCACCGAGGGCACCCCGACCGGTTCGGCACTCATCGTGGTGGACCCGAAGGGTGAGAACCAGATCGCCGTGGGCGCCGGGGCCAACGCGGTCGCGGACCCGGACGCGGTCTCCTCGGCCGTCGACCGTGCTTCCGGTTGGGCCGGTAGCGTTCTGGTGAGCACCGAGATCAGGCCGCAGGCCGTGGTCGCCGCCGTTCAGACCGCGGTGGCGAAGGGGATGCGTTGCATCCTGAACCCGGCGCCGGTCATCCCGGAGATCCACGGACTGCTCGCACTCTCACCGATCGTCACTCCGAACGCCTCCGAGTTGCGCGACCTGTACGCGCTGGTGACCGGCGACGACGGTGCGAGCGCCCCCGTGCCGGACATGGCCGCCGAGATCGTCACCCGCACCAAGGCGCCCGTCGTGGTGACCCTGGGTGGCGACGGTGTCCTCGTCGTCGAGGCCGACGGTACGTCGACCACCATCCCGGCGCCGCCCGCCGAGGTGCGTGACACCACGGGCGCCGGCGACACCTTCAACGGGGTCCTGGCCGCCACCCTGGCGCGGGGTGTCCCGATCGTGGAGGCCAGCCGGCGCGGCGTCGTCGCGGCGACGCTGTCGGTGCGCGGCGTCGGCGCGCGGTCGGGGATGCCGACGGCCGCCGACATCGACTCGACCCTGGGTTCCCTGTCCCCACAACACAATCCGTAA
- a CDS encoding glutamine amidotransferase — MSGLEVLVVGESWVKHTIHMKGFDQFHNTEYEEGATFFLECLANAGHHVTYIRAHEVSARFPRTAAELDAFDVVVISDIGSNSFLLPDETFLRSEKSPNRLGLVADFVGRGGGLLMVGGYLSFTGIDGKARYGMSPLADVLPVTMLPYDDRIERSEGLKVDVCQPDHPILGGTPADWPEFLGYNQLVAKDGSDVVVRAGNDPMLVGGEFGLGRSVAFASDLAPHWATPEFVSWTHYTDLWSSILGWASANKHADSDPAAS, encoded by the coding sequence ATGAGCGGTCTGGAAGTCCTGGTCGTCGGCGAATCCTGGGTGAAGCACACCATCCACATGAAGGGCTTCGACCAGTTCCACAACACCGAGTACGAGGAGGGCGCCACCTTCTTCCTCGAATGCCTCGCGAACGCCGGACATCACGTCACCTACATCCGTGCCCATGAGGTGTCCGCCCGATTCCCGCGCACCGCAGCAGAACTCGACGCGTTCGACGTCGTCGTCATCTCCGACATCGGCTCCAACTCGTTCCTGCTCCCCGACGAAACCTTCCTTCGATCGGAGAAGTCCCCCAACCGTCTCGGCCTCGTCGCGGATTTCGTCGGCCGTGGTGGTGGCCTGCTCATGGTCGGCGGATACCTGTCCTTCACCGGGATCGACGGCAAGGCACGGTACGGCATGAGCCCCCTGGCCGACGTCCTGCCGGTGACGATGCTTCCCTACGACGACCGCATCGAGAGGTCCGAGGGACTCAAGGTCGACGTCTGCCAGCCGGACCATCCGATTCTGGGCGGCACGCCCGCGGACTGGCCCGAGTTCCTCGGTTACAACCAGCTCGTGGCGAAGGACGGGTCCGACGTCGTGGTGCGGGCGGGCAATGACCCGATGCTGGTCGGCGGCGAGTTCGGTCTGGGCCGCTCGGTGGCCTTCGCATCGGACCTCGCACCGCACTGGGCCACACCCGAGTTCGTCTCGTGGACGCACTACACCGACCTGTGGTCGTCGATTCTGGGCTGGGCGAGCGCGAACAAGCATGCGGACTCCGATCCCGCCGCTTCGTGA
- a CDS encoding HAD family hydrolase, whose translation MTQELTSMQPPTPVDDPAAHPRRLHVFDMDGTLLRGASTIELARHFGKLDEGLAIEQRWLADEITEREFWQVLLDLCGGATDSELDAAFHGARWMSGVAETFADIRSRGEIAIVISQSPIFFVRRLQQWGVHETYGSALEIDQPFADGATIAPEEKVSITAQVMERHSISPENCVAYGDSSSDLDLFRWLPNSVAVNSDPVIAELATDRYLGEDIREAYEIGRRLLTTTRADRRNPLH comes from the coding sequence ATGACACAGGAACTCACGAGCATGCAACCACCGACCCCCGTGGATGATCCAGCCGCGCACCCGCGACGGCTGCACGTGTTCGACATGGACGGCACCCTCCTCCGTGGCGCATCCACAATCGAGCTCGCCCGGCACTTCGGCAAACTCGACGAAGGGCTGGCCATCGAGCAGCGCTGGCTCGCCGACGAGATCACCGAACGCGAGTTCTGGCAGGTCCTCCTGGACCTGTGCGGCGGCGCCACCGACAGCGAGCTCGACGCCGCATTCCACGGCGCGCGCTGGATGTCGGGGGTCGCGGAGACCTTCGCCGACATCCGATCCCGCGGCGAGATCGCGATCGTCATCTCCCAGTCCCCCATCTTCTTCGTGCGGAGACTCCAGCAGTGGGGTGTGCACGAGACCTACGGGTCAGCCCTGGAGATCGATCAGCCGTTCGCCGACGGTGCGACCATCGCACCCGAGGAGAAGGTGTCCATCACCGCCCAGGTCATGGAGCGCCACTCCATCTCCCCGGAGAACTGTGTCGCCTATGGGGATTCGTCCTCGGACCTCGACCTGTTCCGGTGGCTGCCCAACTCGGTCGCGGTGAACTCCGACCCCGTGATCGCGGAACTGGCCACCGACCGCTACCTCGGCGAGGACATCCGCGAGGCCTATGAGATCGGGCGCCGCCTGCTCACCACCACGCGTGCCGACCGGCGCAACCCGCTCCACTGA
- a CDS encoding pyridoxamine 5'-phosphate oxidase family protein — translation MPITLGHLAPLDGAKRQGFLEKALWLRLATAPSGGRIHISPVVFVTVDDAIYIALDPTVGDPGQTTTPDHRHIETIDAGGTVSALIDQGDELASVRAVTLEGHAEPVTDPEDVEQLLDLVAEKYFHVGHPHLEYYFSAGNVAARRWYRIVPEHIDGWDMRVLPQPPISDLLRFPAHVHDAQ, via the coding sequence ATGCCGATCACTCTGGGCCACCTCGCCCCGCTCGACGGTGCGAAACGCCAAGGATTCCTGGAGAAGGCGCTCTGGCTCCGGCTCGCCACCGCGCCTTCCGGCGGGCGGATCCACATCTCCCCCGTCGTCTTCGTCACGGTGGACGACGCGATCTACATCGCACTCGATCCCACCGTCGGCGACCCGGGACAGACGACGACGCCCGACCATCGGCACATCGAGACGATCGACGCCGGCGGGACGGTGTCCGCGCTCATCGACCAGGGCGACGAACTCGCCAGCGTCCGCGCGGTGACTCTCGAGGGTCACGCCGAGCCGGTGACCGACCCCGAGGACGTCGAGCAGCTGCTCGACCTCGTCGCGGAGAAGTACTTCCACGTCGGCCACCCGCATCTCGAGTACTACTTCAGCGCCGGCAACGTCGCCGCTCGCCGCTGGTACCGGATCGTGCCCGAGCACATCGATGGCTGGGACATGCGAGTGCTCCCGCAGCCACCGATCTCCGACCTCCTCAGATTTCCCGCGCATGTTCACGATGCGCAGTGA
- a CDS encoding LLM class flavin-dependent oxidoreductase, which translates to MTMSLKIWVTTPFFYPDMSRPWTDLLNDMLSIVDAAEDLGFEGVMINENQFQNYVTNPSSLAFSAAAATRTKRLKIMPGVVVLPNYHPLLVASEMALLDHLAPGRMSIGVARGGSRYQLDRLGINPAEARDIYEEALEIIRRAWVEDDLTYDGKYFSFPETTIVPKPVTQPSPDLWVASQSVDGVKRVAEQGLNLLTAPNHGNFEPYGDLEELVQTFNDAAAASGKPRGEVMALRHTWLGRTEDEAQEYFGDILNEYNHYKALVKGSGKTQTKEGRLAARGVGDRVDDYIRAGRVYPESEAISRDGLYEKYADPILTTPDRMIERFKAYEEIGVDHIVCLVAMGQPNEAVLENLKFMAKEVLPAFA; encoded by the coding sequence ATGACCATGTCACTCAAGATCTGGGTCACGACGCCCTTCTTCTACCCCGACATGAGCCGGCCCTGGACCGACCTGCTCAACGACATGCTGTCGATCGTCGATGCCGCCGAGGACCTCGGTTTCGAAGGCGTCATGATCAATGAGAACCAGTTCCAGAACTATGTGACCAACCCGTCGTCGCTCGCCTTCAGTGCGGCCGCCGCCACCCGCACAAAGCGACTGAAGATCATGCCTGGCGTCGTGGTGCTGCCCAACTACCATCCGCTCCTGGTTGCCTCGGAAATGGCACTCCTCGACCACCTGGCACCCGGCCGGATGAGCATCGGAGTGGCACGCGGCGGCAGCCGCTACCAGCTGGACCGACTCGGCATCAACCCCGCGGAAGCACGCGACATCTACGAGGAGGCCCTCGAGATCATCCGCCGGGCCTGGGTCGAGGACGACCTGACCTACGACGGGAAGTACTTCTCTTTCCCCGAGACCACGATCGTGCCCAAGCCGGTCACCCAGCCGTCCCCCGATCTCTGGGTGGCCTCCCAGAGTGTCGACGGAGTCAAGCGGGTTGCCGAGCAGGGCCTGAACCTGCTGACGGCCCCCAACCACGGCAACTTCGAGCCCTACGGTGATCTCGAGGAGCTCGTCCAGACCTTCAACGACGCGGCCGCGGCCAGCGGTAAGCCCCGCGGTGAGGTCATGGCACTGCGTCACACCTGGCTCGGCCGCACCGAGGACGAGGCCCAGGAGTACTTCGGCGACATCCTCAACGAGTACAACCACTACAAGGCACTCGTGAAGGGCAGTGGAAAGACCCAGACCAAGGAAGGCCGCCTCGCAGCCCGCGGCGTGGGCGACCGGGTCGACGACTACATCCGGGCCGGCCGGGTGTACCCGGAGTCCGAAGCGATTTCCCGTGACGGGCTCTACGAGAAGTACGCCGACCCGATCCTCACCACCCCCGATCGGATGATCGAGCGGTTCAAGGCGTACGAAGAGATCGGCGTCGACCACATCGTCTGCCTGGTTGCGATGGGACAGCCCAACGAGGCGGTGCTGGAGAACCTGAAGTTCATGGCCAAGGAAGTTCTCCCCGCCTTCGCCTGA
- a CDS encoding flavin-containing monooxygenase yields the protein MTSPDPTPPLWPTPAAITASDGELARAVAAGNIPTLQLVLAQLTGRIDWLRGEFTPSRTVALNDNDDAGLDEDHQRRIQEAVLAEVTAIRDGKATLRRPPADDELIAMLSASLGEEVPLTYGPLMSEEGGFRRRPALTWHGERPAGADDLHVLIIGAGAAGIAAAARLGSLGIDFTIVERKSQVGGVWRDNVYPGAGVDTPAHIYSYSFAPRNWSRYYAKQPEVLTYLREVAEEYGVTARTRYDTDVERVTWDEDAQVWVAELDHATDGPSTLHANVVMTCVGTLSEPSIPSLPGADTFQGKQFHSARWDTSFDPQGKKVAIIGTGATAMQIVPAIADAAEVTTVFQRTPQWVAPNANYLRFVSDDVRLLMDQVPFYAAFYRLRLIWQFQDKLLETLRRDPSWAHPNRSVNEHNDRHREFLTATALERLGEDAETFAELVVPDYPPYSKRILMDNEWFDTIRRPDVVLVPQSATRLDERHVIDSAGTAHEVDAVVYATGFQAAKMLSTVNVVGRGGVSLRDVWGDDDASAYLGVTVPDFPNLFVIGGPHTTPAHGGSALYIAECAIGYAVDAMVDMVERSIASIEVRPDVFEKYNEDVDAEHATLVWTHPGTDNWYRNSRGRVINALPWTLMKYRADTESFTADDYLTVSRDKVAQAVR from the coding sequence ATGACCTCTCCCGACCCGACCCCACCTTTGTGGCCCACGCCCGCCGCGATCACCGCATCCGACGGTGAACTGGCACGCGCCGTCGCGGCGGGGAACATCCCGACCCTGCAACTCGTGCTCGCTCAGTTGACGGGCCGGATCGATTGGTTGCGTGGCGAATTCACCCCGAGTCGCACGGTGGCCCTCAACGACAACGATGACGCCGGACTCGATGAGGACCACCAGCGCCGTATCCAGGAGGCGGTCCTCGCCGAGGTGACGGCGATCCGTGACGGCAAGGCCACTCTCCGCCGGCCACCCGCGGACGACGAACTGATCGCGATGCTCAGCGCATCGCTGGGCGAGGAAGTGCCACTCACCTACGGTCCCTTGATGTCCGAGGAGGGCGGATTCCGCCGGCGCCCGGCACTCACCTGGCACGGCGAGCGGCCGGCCGGCGCCGACGATCTCCACGTCCTGATCATCGGCGCCGGTGCAGCCGGCATCGCCGCCGCCGCGCGGCTCGGCAGCCTCGGCATCGACTTCACCATCGTCGAGCGGAAGTCCCAGGTGGGCGGTGTCTGGCGGGACAACGTCTATCCGGGCGCGGGTGTGGACACGCCGGCCCACATCTACTCCTACTCGTTCGCGCCGCGAAACTGGTCGCGCTACTACGCCAAGCAGCCGGAAGTGCTGACCTATCTCCGCGAGGTGGCCGAGGAGTACGGCGTCACCGCCCGCACGCGGTACGACACCGATGTCGAACGCGTCACGTGGGATGAGGACGCGCAGGTCTGGGTCGCTGAACTCGACCACGCCACCGACGGGCCCTCCACGCTGCACGCCAACGTCGTGATGACCTGCGTGGGAACCCTCAGTGAGCCCTCGATCCCGTCCCTCCCGGGTGCGGACACGTTCCAGGGCAAGCAATTCCACTCCGCGCGGTGGGACACCTCGTTCGACCCGCAGGGAAAGAAGGTCGCCATCATCGGCACCGGCGCAACCGCGATGCAGATCGTGCCCGCGATCGCCGATGCCGCCGAAGTGACCACGGTGTTCCAGCGGACCCCGCAGTGGGTCGCGCCGAATGCCAACTATCTGCGGTTCGTCTCCGACGACGTCCGCCTTCTCATGGACCAGGTGCCCTTCTACGCGGCCTTCTACCGGCTGCGGTTGATCTGGCAGTTCCAGGACAAGCTGCTCGAAACCCTGCGACGCGATCCCTCGTGGGCCCATCCGAACCGATCGGTCAACGAGCACAACGACAGACACCGCGAGTTCCTCACCGCCACCGCGCTCGAGCGTCTCGGCGAGGATGCCGAGACATTCGCCGAACTGGTCGTCCCGGACTATCCCCCGTACAGCAAGCGCATCCTCATGGACAACGAGTGGTTCGACACCATCCGACGTCCCGACGTCGTGTTGGTTCCGCAGAGCGCCACCCGCCTCGACGAACGTCACGTGATCGACTCCGCCGGCACCGCCCACGAGGTCGACGCCGTCGTCTACGCCACCGGGTTCCAGGCCGCGAAGATGCTGTCGACCGTGAATGTTGTCGGCCGAGGCGGGGTGTCACTCCGGGATGTCTGGGGCGACGACGACGCCAGCGCCTACCTCGGTGTCACGGTTCCGGACTTCCCCAATCTGTTCGTGATCGGCGGCCCGCACACGACCCCCGCGCACGGCGGCAGCGCGCTCTATATCGCCGAGTGCGCGATCGGGTACGCCGTCGATGCGATGGTGGACATGGTCGAACGCTCCATCGCCTCTATCGAGGTCCGCCCCGACGTGTTCGAGAAGTACAACGAGGACGTCGACGCCGAGCACGCAACGCTGGTGTGGACACACCCGGGCACCGACAACTGGTACCGAAACAGCCGCGGCCGGGTCATCAACGCACTGCCCTGGACCCTCATGAAGTACCGGGCCGACACCGAGTCGTTCACTGCCGACGACTACCTCACGGTGTCGCGCGACAAAGTTGCTCAAGCGGTGAGGTGA
- a CDS encoding nicotinate phosphoribosyltransferase, with protein sequence MGQSSTRNILLLTDVYKHWVMRMWPEGTEYVSSYYESRGGKFPVTMFVGLQAYLQEYLSKPITKDDVDLAEEVLTKVGGDFRRQAWDDLINDHGGYLPVEIEAVPEGTVVPTRNVLMQVINTDPKYAWISNFLETPLQRALWYPTSVGTLSWTAKQNLREVLERTSDTPELLRMYLHNYGPRAATSNESAVLGDLGHLVNFDQSEVMAGYLAADEYYGEANPPRGATAYLDHSVTTTRGAANEADTFRMMLADTDSGLAGLLTDTFDHENAVRNIIGKELREEILAYPGMVAVRVDSGNQVLTPVETTEALLEAFGATVNSKGFKVLPPNVRVVQGDGLDIEQHRQIYEELEKRGLSGENVLCGMGGGLLQDVSRDMQNFGYKASAICVNGEWRGAAKRPKGDLMKHSREGRFALQFTDGEYRTVLRDSIPAEENLLVPVYRNGELLNKTTFAEVIERSERPVPEHYYKQPDNVEAIA encoded by the coding sequence ATGGGTCAGTCATCGACTCGCAACATCCTGCTCCTCACGGACGTCTACAAGCACTGGGTCATGCGCATGTGGCCGGAGGGCACCGAATACGTCTCGTCCTACTACGAGTCGCGCGGCGGCAAGTTCCCGGTGACCATGTTCGTAGGCCTGCAGGCCTACTTGCAGGAGTACCTGTCCAAGCCCATCACCAAGGACGACGTCGACCTCGCCGAGGAAGTTCTCACCAAGGTCGGCGGCGACTTCCGCCGGCAGGCCTGGGATGACCTGATCAACGATCACGGCGGCTACCTGCCAGTCGAGATCGAGGCCGTCCCCGAGGGCACGGTGGTGCCGACTCGCAACGTACTCATGCAGGTCATCAACACCGATCCCAAGTACGCGTGGATCTCGAACTTCCTCGAAACACCTCTACAGCGGGCACTTTGGTACCCGACGTCGGTGGGAACGCTGAGCTGGACGGCCAAGCAGAACCTGCGCGAAGTTCTCGAACGTACCTCGGACACCCCCGAGCTCCTGCGTATGTACCTGCACAACTACGGGCCCCGCGCGGCAACCTCGAACGAGTCGGCTGTGCTCGGCGACCTCGGGCATCTGGTCAACTTCGACCAGTCCGAGGTCATGGCGGGCTACCTCGCCGCCGACGAGTACTACGGCGAAGCCAATCCTCCCCGCGGAGCCACCGCATATCTGGACCACTCGGTGACCACCACCCGCGGTGCCGCAAACGAGGCCGACACCTTCCGAATGATGCTCGCCGACACCGATTCCGGCCTCGCCGGCCTGCTGACCGACACTTTCGATCACGAGAACGCGGTCCGCAACATCATCGGCAAGGAACTGCGAGAGGAGATTCTCGCCTACCCGGGCATGGTCGCGGTTCGTGTCGATTCGGGCAACCAGGTCCTGACGCCTGTCGAGACGACCGAAGCTCTGCTGGAGGCGTTCGGCGCCACCGTCAACAGCAAGGGATTCAAGGTCCTACCGCCCAACGTCCGGGTGGTCCAAGGTGACGGCCTCGACATCGAACAGCATCGCCAGATCTACGAGGAGCTCGAGAAGCGCGGCCTTTCCGGTGAAAACGTCCTGTGCGGCATGGGTGGAGGACTCCTGCAGGACGTCAGCCGCGACATGCAGAACTTCGGGTACAAGGCGAGTGCGATCTGCGTGAACGGGGAATGGCGGGGGGCCGCCAAGCGCCCCAAGGGCGATCTCATGAAGCACTCGCGAGAAGGCCGATTCGCGCTGCAGTTCACCGACGGCGAGTACCGCACGGTTCTGCGCGATTCGATTCCCGCGGAAGAGAACCTGTTGGTGCCGGTGTACCGCAACGGCGAGCTTCTCAACAAGACGACATTCGCTGAGGTCATCGAGCGGAGCGAGCGCCCCGTGCCCGAGCACTACTACAAGCAGCCCGACAACGTCGAGGCAATCGCCTGA